The Triticum dicoccoides isolate Atlit2015 ecotype Zavitan chromosome 6A, WEW_v2.0, whole genome shotgun sequence genome has a window encoding:
- the LOC119315643 gene encoding dehydration-responsive element-binding protein 1H-like has product MKNAARSDTVNMSGPVKKFKGHSKKTPPDMQKYSFRVRFCAGRGAEPEPAGEERGAELAGCGRGRGDCRQQGDHEPVARGRGGQTVADAQPAGAGHRPRRSRPGAGRARLQPARVECSLAWVSEIRAPGQKTRIWLGSHSTAKAAARAYDATLLCLKGASAAADVNFPVRFPFDLPAATMSPKSIQRVGAAAAAAGASAYVFDLAGADDSASANAVDFTSADYSASAVTPEYYSSSGDASPVSSPETASSGTADLDGLDLLCHCSHRPSSRCQPRCLLHVRRNARANMAKCVKPPVGCTCRLKSKSGRRCPFHRPKWTKN; this is encoded by the exons ATGAAAAATGCTGCCCGATCAGATACTGTAAACATGTCTGGACCTGTAAAAAAATTTAAGGGGCACAGCAAAAAAACTCCTCCTGATATGCAGAAATACAGTTTTCGCGTCCGCTTCTGCG CTGGCCGCGGAGCGGAGCCGGAGCCGGCGGGCGAAGAGCGAGGGGCGGAGCTGGCGGGATGTGGCCGCGGGCGTGGAGACTGTCGGCAGCAGGGGGACCATGAGCCGGTCGCTAGGGGCCGCGGAGGGCAGACGGTCGCGGACGCGCAGCCGGCTGGTGCGGGCCACAGGCCGAGGCGGAGCCGGCCCGGTGCAGGACGGGCAAGGCTGCAGCCAGCACGGGTTGAGTGCTCGCTCGCGTGGGTGTCGGAGATCCGGGCACCGGGGCAGAAGACGCGGATATGGCTCGGCTCCCACTCCACCGCCAAGGCCGCCGCGCGCGCCTACGACGCCACGCTGCTCTGTCTCAAGGGCGCATCTGCCGCCGCCGACGTCAACTTCCCCGTGCGCTTCCCCTTCGACCTCCCGGCCGCCACCATGTCGCCCAAGTCCATCCAGCGCGTcggcgcagccgccgccgccgccggggccaGCGCTTATGTGTTCGACCTCGCCGGTGCGGACGACAGTGCTAGCGCTAATGCCGTCGACTTTACCAGTGCCGACTACAGCGCCAGTGCTGTCACCCCGGAGTACTACAGCTCCTCCGGCgatgcctcgccggtgagctccccgGAGACGGCTAGCAGTGGCACCGCCGACCTCGACGGCCTAGACCTCCTGTGTCACTGTAGCCATCGGCCGTCTAGCCGCTGCCAACCCCGCTGCCTGCTacatgttcgacgaaatgccagggcgaACATGGCAAAGTGCGTCAAGCCACCCGTTGGGTGCACATGCAGACTCAAATCAAAAAGTGGACGCCGTTGTCCGTTTCATCGACCCAAATGGACAAAAAACTGA